A stretch of the Comamonas testosteroni TK102 genome encodes the following:
- a CDS encoding methylenetetrahydrofolate reductase, with the protein MASPLLHSDKSKPIGNITDAYSLEVNAKDISALTAAAPRVLPGSTISIPYLANQDNDARLAAAQAVRGLGFEPMPHLAARRIASFAKLESFIQRAVAEAGVKRCFVIAGDPSTPLGPFADSSSLIESGVFERSGIQMVGVGGHPEGHPVMSTSDRWKVLEHKCRCIEGRGMAPLIVTQFAFDADIVLAWLEALRGRGVEHPVRVGVPGPAGVAVLARYAALCGVSACASMLSKYGISISKLFGIAGPDLFVDRLTTRLTEAHGKVSLHFFPFGGIAQSVKWVEQYCSRAEPEQPIDTAPM; encoded by the coding sequence ATGGCAAGCCCCTTGCTTCATTCCGACAAGTCCAAGCCCATCGGCAACATCACCGACGCCTATTCGTTAGAGGTCAACGCGAAGGATATCTCTGCGCTGACCGCAGCGGCGCCGCGTGTATTGCCCGGGTCAACCATTTCCATTCCCTACCTGGCGAACCAGGACAACGACGCGCGACTGGCCGCAGCGCAGGCCGTTCGCGGACTCGGCTTTGAGCCCATGCCTCACCTCGCTGCACGCCGTATCGCCTCGTTCGCAAAACTGGAGTCGTTCATCCAGCGCGCGGTCGCGGAAGCCGGCGTCAAGCGTTGCTTCGTGATCGCTGGAGATCCGTCCACCCCGCTGGGGCCGTTTGCCGACAGCTCCTCACTGATCGAATCAGGCGTGTTCGAGCGCTCGGGCATTCAGATGGTCGGCGTGGGTGGCCATCCCGAGGGCCATCCGGTCATGAGCACATCTGATCGTTGGAAAGTGCTCGAACACAAGTGTCGCTGCATCGAAGGGCGCGGCATGGCGCCCTTGATCGTCACGCAATTTGCCTTCGATGCCGACATCGTGCTGGCCTGGCTGGAAGCCCTGCGCGGGCGTGGCGTCGAACATCCCGTACGCGTGGGCGTGCCGGGCCCTGCAGGCGTGGCGGTGCTGGCGCGCTATGCCGCCTTGTGTGGCGTTAGCGCATGCGCGTCGATGTTGTCCAAGTACGGCATCTCGATCAGCAAGCTGTTCGGCATAGCAGGCCCGGATCTCTTTGTGGATCGTCTGACCACCCGCCTGACCGAAGCACATGGAAAGGTGAGCCTGCATTTCTTTCCATTCGGAGGCATCGCTCAGTCCGTGAAGTGGGTAGAGCAGTACTGCTCGCGTGCCGAGCCTGAACAACCCATCGACACGGCTCCCATGTGA
- a CDS encoding TIGR00730 family Rossman fold protein, whose amino-acid sequence MTQPAFSICVYCGSRPGTNPQFTEVAKAVGQWIGSRGGQLVYGGGRSGLMGVVAEATREAGGRVVGIIPQALVDKELANQACDELHIVKNMHERKAMMAERSDAFVALPGGIGTFEELFEVWTWRQLGYHDKPIGILNVDGYYDAMLQFLQSCVGSGFMGEWQMGLVESSSDTPALLQNLVQNAGSQLDTPPLRSVI is encoded by the coding sequence ATGACTCAACCCGCTTTTTCCATCTGCGTGTACTGCGGCTCACGCCCCGGCACCAACCCTCAATTCACCGAAGTCGCCAAGGCCGTTGGCCAGTGGATAGGCTCGCGCGGCGGCCAGCTGGTCTATGGCGGCGGACGCAGCGGCCTGATGGGTGTGGTGGCCGAAGCCACGCGCGAAGCTGGCGGCCGTGTCGTCGGCATCATCCCCCAGGCACTGGTCGACAAGGAACTGGCCAACCAGGCCTGCGACGAGCTGCACATCGTCAAGAACATGCACGAACGCAAGGCCATGATGGCCGAGCGCAGCGATGCCTTCGTGGCCCTGCCCGGCGGCATCGGCACGTTTGAGGAGCTGTTCGAAGTCTGGACCTGGCGCCAGCTGGGCTACCACGACAAGCCCATCGGCATTCTCAATGTGGATGGCTATTACGATGCCATGCTGCAGTTTCTTCAATCCTGCGTGGGCAGCGGCTTCATGGGTGAGTGGCAGATGGGACTGGTCGAAAGCAGCAGCGACACCCCGGCCCTGCTGCAAAATCTCGTCCAGAATGCCGGCAGCCAGCTGGATACGCCGCCTCTGCGCTCCGTGATCTGA
- a CDS encoding diacylglycerol kinase — protein MSTSSPDPVNPQKSRTGLSRVLHAGGYSLAGLRAGWHEKAFQQEAVCAFVMIPLALWLGQSWEQAALLAGSVILVLIVELLNTGIEAAIDRIGPEWHELSKKAKDMGSAAVFLALCLCGAVWAAALYHRFIV, from the coding sequence ATGAGCACCTCATCACCCGATCCCGTCAATCCGCAAAAAAGCCGCACCGGACTGTCCCGGGTGCTGCATGCCGGCGGCTACTCGCTGGCCGGCCTCAGGGCCGGCTGGCATGAAAAGGCCTTTCAGCAAGAAGCCGTCTGCGCATTTGTCATGATCCCGCTGGCGCTCTGGCTGGGTCAGAGCTGGGAGCAGGCAGCGCTGCTGGCCGGCAGCGTCATCCTGGTTCTCATTGTGGAACTGCTCAATACCGGCATCGAGGCCGCCATAGACCGTATCGGCCCCGAATGGCATGAGCTGTCCAAGAAAGCCAAGGACATGGGCAGCGCCGCTGTATTCCTGGCCCTGTGCCTGTGCGGCGCCGTCTGGGCTGCCGCTCTTTATCACCGTTTCATCGTATGA
- a CDS encoding RDD family protein encodes MQQDTPIREGSAALSSASDFIAPSLRRRMACWLYEGMLLFGVVFIAGYLFGTLSQTRNALDNRHLLQAFMLVVLGIYFVWFWSKGQTLAMKTWHIRVVDTQGRPLTQTRALLRYAASWMWWLPPLALLYPLGLPPLEVLVLLSGWILIWALLSRFHPRKQFWHDAWAGTQLIHQAPAPKRIR; translated from the coding sequence ATGCAGCAAGACACCCCGATCCGCGAAGGCAGTGCAGCACTTTCATCCGCTTCTGATTTCATAGCTCCAAGCCTGCGCCGCCGCATGGCTTGCTGGCTTTATGAAGGCATGCTTTTGTTTGGCGTGGTGTTTATCGCCGGCTATCTGTTCGGCACGCTGTCGCAGACGCGCAACGCACTCGACAACCGTCATCTGCTGCAGGCCTTCATGCTGGTGGTGCTGGGCATTTACTTTGTCTGGTTCTGGAGCAAGGGACAGACGCTGGCCATGAAGACCTGGCATATCCGCGTGGTCGACACCCAGGGCCGTCCCCTGACGCAAACCCGCGCCCTGCTGCGCTACGCTGCCAGCTGGATGTGGTGGCTGCCGCCGCTGGCCCTGCTCTACCCGCTGGGCCTGCCGCCGCTGGAGGTACTGGTGCTGCTCTCGGGCTGGATTCTGATCTGGGCGCTGCTGAGCCGTTTTCATCCCCGAAAGCAGTTCTGGCACGACGCCTGGGCCGGCACCCAGCTGATACATCAGGCCCCTGCACCCAAACGCATCCGCTGA
- a CDS encoding DUF3106 domain-containing protein — translation MPTEKRSLLKPENTAAVMAALLLVALGWTGWNVVQQVRLAPSSVPPATVASSRSMHADPSTRQRATAQASGPRWGELSSHQREILQPLQERWAMIGSVQKRRWIALADGFDKLSEREQQKLHDRMEDWSGLSAAQRNQARLNFAITNKLATDKQAQWEAYQALSDEEKRLLAARATPKVVTAAPAIKPVPTKKLARIPAATASPNTVPNLPKIPPATIHHPPPPVPSTPAMVETHPVRTPSVIVETAPVDIPRATPITLPPLDAPGQDAHQ, via the coding sequence ATGCCCACTGAGAAGCGCTCCCTCCTGAAACCCGAGAACACCGCCGCCGTCATGGCGGCGCTGTTGTTGGTGGCCTTGGGCTGGACGGGGTGGAATGTCGTACAGCAAGTCAGGCTGGCACCCAGCTCCGTGCCGCCGGCCACGGTCGCATCCTCCAGGTCCATGCATGCCGACCCCTCGACACGCCAGAGAGCCACGGCCCAGGCCTCGGGCCCGCGCTGGGGCGAGCTCAGCAGCCACCAGCGCGAAATCCTGCAGCCCCTGCAAGAGCGCTGGGCCATGATAGGTTCGGTGCAGAAGCGCCGCTGGATTGCCCTGGCCGATGGCTTTGACAAACTGAGCGAGCGCGAACAGCAAAAGCTTCACGACCGCATGGAAGACTGGTCCGGCCTGAGCGCTGCCCAGCGCAATCAGGCACGCCTGAACTTTGCCATCACCAACAAGCTCGCGACAGACAAGCAGGCCCAGTGGGAGGCCTATCAGGCCCTGAGCGATGAGGAAAAGCGACTGCTGGCAGCCCGCGCCACCCCCAAGGTGGTGACTGCCGCACCCGCCATCAAGCCCGTGCCCACCAAGAAGCTGGCCCGCATTCCCGCGGCCACGGCCTCTCCCAATACGGTGCCCAATCTGCCCAAGATTCCGCCCGCGACCATTCACCACCCACCACCACCCGTGCCTTCCACGCCGGCCATGGTGGAAACCCACCCGGTCCGCACGCCTTCGGTGATTGTGGAAACCGCACCCGTGGACATTCCACGCGCCACCCCCATCACCCTGCCGCCGCTGGATGCTCCAGGTCAAGACGCGCACCAATGA
- a CDS encoding DUF3619 family protein has protein sequence MKTVPTLRQEQAVDRIARQITARLSEGEALLPYEVTERLRASREQAVSIRRREAAVQRVQTSTAASAQGNTLTLGSPDEGNGWWRTLVSAIPVFALIAGLVIYNSDTEQSMLSEVTEVDTALLTDDLPPAAYSDPGFIQYLKTSAAAPSEH, from the coding sequence ATGAAAACCGTGCCCACCCTCCGGCAAGAACAGGCCGTCGACCGCATCGCCCGTCAAATCACTGCCCGACTGAGTGAGGGCGAAGCCTTGCTCCCCTACGAAGTCACCGAGCGCCTGCGCGCCTCCCGCGAGCAAGCTGTGTCCATACGCCGCCGCGAAGCCGCCGTTCAGCGCGTTCAGACCAGCACCGCTGCATCGGCCCAGGGCAATACCCTGACGCTGGGCAGCCCCGACGAGGGCAATGGCTGGTGGCGCACCCTGGTCTCGGCGATTCCGGTTTTTGCACTCATTGCGGGCCTGGTGATCTACAACTCCGACACCGAACAAAGTATGCTGAGCGAAGTCACCGAGGTCGATACCGCCTTGCTGACCGACGATCTGCCCCCTGCCGCTTACTCTGACCCTGGCTTCATCCAGTACCTCAAGACCTCGGCCGCCGCCCCATCAGAACACTAA
- a CDS encoding RNA polymerase sigma factor has protein sequence MATEQELSAFLKDVEKRAFKRSVFHVRDEEAALDIVQDSMLKLAQHYGDKPANELPMLFQRILSNSTLDWFRRQKTQKAVFTHFSDLESSVDSDSDFDWLETYATNSDESASSNAESLTERKQTLQSIEKEIQELPARQREAFLMRYWEEMDVAETAAAMGCSEGSVKTHCFRAIQTLSKALKAKGIEL, from the coding sequence TTGGCCACAGAACAAGAACTGTCTGCATTCCTCAAAGACGTTGAAAAGCGCGCCTTCAAGCGCAGTGTTTTCCATGTCCGCGACGAGGAGGCCGCCCTGGATATCGTGCAGGACAGCATGCTCAAGCTGGCCCAGCATTACGGGGACAAGCCCGCCAACGAGCTGCCCATGCTGTTCCAGCGCATCCTGTCGAACAGCACGCTGGACTGGTTTCGCCGCCAGAAGACCCAGAAGGCGGTTTTCACCCACTTCAGCGACCTGGAGTCCTCCGTAGACTCAGACAGCGACTTCGACTGGCTGGAAACCTATGCCACCAACAGCGACGAATCAGCCTCCAGCAACGCCGAAAGCCTGACCGAGCGCAAGCAGACCTTGCAAAGCATAGAAAAAGAGATACAGGAGCTGCCGGCGCGTCAACGCGAGGCCTTTCTCATGCGTTATTGGGAAGAGATGGATGTTGCGGAAACCGCTGCCGCCATGGGTTGTTCAGAAGGCAGCGTCAAAACCCATTGCTTTCGCGCCATCCAAACACTGAGCAAGGCACTCAAGGCCAAAGGAATCGAGTTATGA
- a CDS encoding acetolactate synthase 3 catalytic subunit, with the protein MEISKAELASAAAASSPKGAQELMGSEILIKSLQAEGVKHLWGYPGGAVLYIYDALYKQDSIQHVLVRHEQAAVHAADGFARATGEVGVALVTSGPGLTNAVTGIATAYTDSIPMVVIAGQTSTNYIGTDAFQECDTVGITRPIVKHNFLVKDVRELAETMKKAFHIARTGRPGPVVVDIPKDVSFKKALYTGYPEKVEMRSYNPVKKGHAGQIRKALQLLLTAKRPYIYTGGGVLLGNACNELRQLVDMLGYPVTHTLMGLGAYPASDRKFLGMLGMHGTIEANNAMQNCDVLLAVGARFDDRVIGNPKHFMSVERKIIHIDIDPSSISKRVKVDVPIVGDVKDVLNELIAMLRESAQRPDEAALGQWWSTIEGWRSRDCLSYDKSNAEVIKPQYVVDTLWNMTKDADAYITSDVGQHQMWAAQYYRFDEPRRWINSGGLGTMGVGLPYAMGIKLAKPDSEVFCITGEGSIQMNIQELATCKQYNTPVVICALNNRFLGMVRQWQEIEYSGRYSSSYMDSLPDFVKLAEAFGHRGLLIEKPADVEAALREARRIVREESKTVFLDFRTDPTENVFPMVQAGRGITEMLLGADDL; encoded by the coding sequence ATGGAAATCTCCAAAGCCGAGCTGGCCTCTGCAGCCGCCGCATCGTCCCCCAAGGGCGCCCAGGAACTGATGGGCTCCGAAATCCTCATCAAGTCGCTTCAGGCCGAAGGTGTCAAGCACCTGTGGGGTTATCCTGGCGGGGCAGTTCTCTATATTTACGACGCGCTCTACAAGCAAGACAGCATTCAGCATGTGCTGGTGCGCCACGAGCAGGCGGCCGTGCATGCTGCCGATGGTTTTGCGCGTGCCACCGGTGAGGTGGGCGTGGCGCTGGTGACCTCCGGCCCCGGCCTGACCAATGCGGTGACGGGCATTGCCACCGCCTATACCGACTCCATCCCCATGGTGGTGATTGCGGGCCAGACATCTACCAATTACATCGGTACCGACGCATTTCAAGAATGCGACACCGTGGGCATCACTCGTCCCATCGTCAAGCACAACTTCCTGGTCAAGGATGTGCGCGAACTGGCCGAGACCATGAAAAAAGCTTTCCACATTGCCCGCACCGGCCGTCCCGGCCCTGTGGTGGTGGATATTCCCAAGGACGTGTCCTTCAAGAAGGCGCTGTACACGGGCTATCCTGAAAAAGTGGAAATGCGCTCCTACAACCCCGTCAAGAAGGGTCATGCGGGCCAGATTCGCAAGGCCTTGCAGCTGCTGCTGACGGCCAAGCGTCCCTATATCTATACCGGCGGCGGCGTGCTGCTGGGCAATGCCTGCAACGAGCTGCGTCAGCTGGTGGACATGCTGGGCTACCCCGTCACGCATACGCTGATGGGCCTGGGCGCCTATCCAGCCAGCGACAGGAAGTTCCTGGGCATGCTGGGCATGCACGGCACCATCGAGGCCAACAATGCCATGCAGAACTGCGATGTGCTGCTGGCCGTGGGGGCGCGCTTTGACGACCGCGTGATCGGCAATCCCAAGCATTTCATGTCGGTGGAGCGCAAGATCATCCATATCGACATCGATCCTTCCTCCATCTCCAAGCGCGTGAAGGTGGACGTGCCCATCGTGGGCGATGTCAAGGACGTGCTCAATGAGCTGATCGCCATGCTGCGCGAGTCGGCACAGCGTCCCGATGAGGCAGCTCTGGGCCAATGGTGGAGCACCATCGAAGGCTGGCGCAGCCGTGACTGCCTGAGCTACGACAAGTCCAACGCCGAAGTCATCAAGCCCCAGTACGTGGTCGACACGCTGTGGAACATGACCAAGGATGCCGATGCCTACATCACCTCCGATGTGGGTCAGCACCAGATGTGGGCGGCGCAGTACTACCGCTTTGATGAACCCCGTCGCTGGATCAATTCCGGCGGTCTGGGCACCATGGGTGTGGGCCTGCCTTATGCCATGGGCATCAAGCTGGCCAAGCCCGACTCCGAAGTCTTCTGCATCACGGGCGAAGGCTCGATCCAGATGAATATCCAGGAGTTGGCCACCTGCAAGCAGTACAACACCCCGGTGGTCATCTGCGCGCTGAACAACCGCTTCCTGGGTATGGTGCGCCAGTGGCAGGAAATTGAATACTCGGGTCGCTACTCGAGCAGCTACATGGATTCGCTGCCCGACTTCGTGAAGCTGGCCGAGGCCTTCGGCCACCGCGGCCTGCTGATCGAAAAACCTGCCGATGTCGAGGCTGCGCTGCGCGAAGCGCGCCGTATCGTGCGCGAGGAAAGCAAGACCGTCTTCCTGGACTTCCGCACCGATCCGACCGAGAACGTGTTCCCCATGGTGCAGGCCGGCCGTGGCATCACGGAAATGCTGCTGGGCGCTGACGACCTGTGA
- the ilvN gene encoding acetolactate synthase small subunit produces the protein MKHIIAVLLENEPGALSRVVGLFSARGYNIESLTVAPTEDPSLSRMTILTTGSDDVIEQITKHLNRLIEVVKVVDLTEGAYTERELMMVKVRAVGKEREEMKRMADIFRGRIIDVTEKSYTVELTGDQSKNDAFLQAIDRTAILETVRTGASGIGRGERILRV, from the coding sequence ATGAAACACATTATTGCCGTGCTGCTCGAGAACGAGCCTGGAGCACTGTCGCGCGTCGTGGGTCTGTTTTCTGCCCGTGGCTACAACATTGAATCCCTGACTGTCGCGCCAACCGAGGATCCCTCGCTGTCGCGCATGACCATCCTCACCACAGGTTCGGACGATGTGATCGAGCAAATCACAAAGCACCTGAACCGACTGATTGAAGTGGTTAAAGTGGTGGACCTGACCGAAGGTGCTTACACCGAGCGCGAGCTGATGATGGTCAAGGTGCGTGCCGTGGGCAAGGAGCGCGAGGAAATGAAGCGCATGGCGGACATCTTCCGCGGCCGCATCATCGACGTGACCGAAAAGAGCTACACCGTGGAGCTGACCGGCGACCAGTCCAAGAACGACGCCTTCCTGCAAGCCATTGATCGCACTGCCATCCTTGAGACCGTTCGCACGGGCGCCTCGGGTATTGGCCGTGGCGAACGCATTCTGCGTGTCTAA
- the ilvC gene encoding ketol-acid reductoisomerase yields the protein MKVFYDKDCDLSLIKGKTVAIIGYGSQGHAHAQNLNDSGVKVVVGLRKGGSSWDKVGKAGLTVMEVNDAVKAADVVMILLPDENIPEVYKNNVEPNIKSGATLAFAHGFNVHYNQVVPRADLDVIMVAPKGPGHTVRSEYLKGGGVPSLIAIYQDKSGKARDVALSYASANGGGKGGIIETNFKEETETDLFGEQAVLCGGAVELVKMGFETLTEAGYAPEMAYFECLHELKLIVDLMYEGGIANMNYSISNNAEYGEYVTGPEVINEESRKAMRNALKRIQSGEYAKMFISEGRLNYPSMTARRRQNADHAIEQVGGQLRSMMPWISKNKLVDQTRN from the coding sequence ATGAAAGTTTTCTACGACAAGGACTGTGACCTGAGCCTGATCAAGGGCAAGACTGTTGCCATCATCGGCTACGGCAGCCAAGGCCACGCACATGCTCAAAACCTGAACGACAGCGGCGTGAAGGTTGTGGTCGGTCTGCGCAAGGGCGGCTCTTCCTGGGACAAGGTCGGCAAGGCCGGTCTGACCGTGATGGAAGTCAACGACGCGGTCAAGGCTGCCGACGTGGTCATGATCCTGCTGCCCGACGAGAACATCCCCGAGGTGTACAAGAACAACGTCGAGCCCAACATCAAGTCCGGCGCAACCCTGGCTTTCGCCCACGGCTTCAACGTGCACTACAACCAGGTCGTGCCCCGCGCCGATCTGGACGTGATCATGGTCGCCCCCAAGGGCCCCGGCCACACCGTGCGCTCCGAATACCTGAAGGGCGGCGGCGTGCCTTCCCTGATCGCCATCTACCAGGACAAGTCCGGCAAGGCCCGTGACGTGGCCCTGTCCTATGCTTCCGCCAACGGCGGCGGCAAGGGTGGAATCATCGAAACCAACTTCAAGGAAGAAACCGAGACCGATCTGTTCGGCGAGCAGGCCGTGCTGTGTGGCGGTGCCGTGGAACTGGTGAAGATGGGCTTCGAGACTTTGACTGAAGCTGGCTACGCTCCCGAAATGGCTTACTTCGAGTGCCTGCACGAGCTCAAGCTGATCGTTGACCTGATGTATGAAGGCGGCATCGCCAACATGAACTACTCCATCTCCAACAACGCGGAGTATGGCGAGTACGTGACCGGCCCTGAAGTCATCAACGAAGAATCCCGCAAGGCCATGCGCAATGCCCTCAAGCGCATCCAGAGCGGTGAATATGCCAAGATGTTCATCAGCGAAGGCCGTCTGAACTATCCTTCGATGACTGCCCGTCGTCGCCAGAACGCCGATCACGCCATCGAGCAAGTGGGCGGCCAGCTGCGCTCCATGATGCCCTGGATCTCCAAGAACAAGCTGGTCGACCAGACCCGCAACTAA
- the pssA gene encoding CDP-diacylglycerol--serine O-phosphatidyltransferase, whose protein sequence is MQNSNDSADLSGMPRKPRKGIYVLPNLFTLAALFGGFYAIVMAMNNKFELAAVGVFCAMVLDSLDGRVARMTHTQSAFGEQMDSLSDMVSFGAAPALIAYEWALRPLGRWGWIAAFVYCACAALRLARFNVNTAVVDKRYFQGMPSPAAAALVAGFIWLTSALMVSHRDVPIFGDVISWFGGYPTDRADLSWIMFAITLFAGLTMVTNIPYYSFKDIGGAKSMPFVSLVVVALLMAVVSIEPATMLFLVFVGYSVSGYVIYVWRRAKGEQVSIVATSKDEPDERGLHDD, encoded by the coding sequence ATGCAAAACAGCAATGATTCTGCCGATCTGAGTGGAATGCCGCGCAAGCCGCGCAAAGGCATTTATGTGCTGCCCAATCTGTTCACGCTGGCAGCGCTGTTTGGTGGTTTCTACGCCATCGTCATGGCCATGAACAACAAGTTCGAGCTGGCGGCCGTGGGCGTTTTCTGCGCCATGGTGCTCGATAGCCTGGACGGGCGCGTGGCGCGCATGACGCACACGCAAAGCGCGTTCGGCGAGCAGATGGACTCGCTCTCGGACATGGTGTCCTTCGGTGCCGCGCCCGCGTTGATTGCTTATGAATGGGCCCTGCGTCCCCTGGGGCGCTGGGGCTGGATTGCCGCTTTTGTCTATTGCGCCTGCGCGGCATTGCGCCTGGCTCGCTTCAACGTGAATACGGCCGTGGTGGACAAGCGCTACTTCCAGGGCATGCCTTCGCCTGCGGCAGCGGCCCTGGTGGCGGGCTTTATCTGGCTGACCAGTGCGCTGATGGTTTCCCATCGCGATGTGCCCATCTTCGGCGATGTGATTTCCTGGTTCGGCGGCTATCCCACGGACAGGGCAGATCTGTCCTGGATCATGTTCGCCATCACGCTGTTCGCGGGCCTGACCATGGTCACGAATATTCCCTATTACAGCTTCAAGGACATCGGTGGCGCCAAGAGCATGCCCTTTGTCTCGCTGGTGGTGGTGGCGCTGCTGATGGCCGTGGTCAGCATCGAGCCTGCAACCATGCTGTTCCTGGTGTTTGTCGGCTACTCGGTCTCGGGCTATGTGATCTATGTCTGGCGCCGTGCCAAGGGTGAGCAGGTGAGCATCGTCGCCACCTCCAAGGACGAGCCCGACGAGCGGGGCCTGCACGACGATTGA
- the leuA gene encoding 2-isopropylmalate synthase produces MLQNPSTKYRAFAPVRLTDRTWPDAVITKPPVWCSVDLRDGNQALIEPMDIERKVRMFEQLVKIGFKEIEVGFPSASQIEFDFMRKLIEENRIPDDVTVQVLTQAREHLIRRTFEALEGVPRAIVHLYNATAPVMRRVVLNMSEDEIVELAVTNARMFKDIAAQHPQTKWTFQYSPEMYSDTELEFSKRVIDAVTDVWQPTPENKCIINLPTTVEHSTPNIFADMVEWTHRNIKRRDSVVISVHPHNDRGTGTAAAELSLMAGADRLEGCLFGNGERTGNLDVVNVALNMYIQGVNPGLDFSDIDDIRATVEHCNQLPVHPRHPYVGDLVYTSFSGSHQDAIKKAFAAHKEGDIWDMPYLPIDPKDLGRSYEAVIRVNSQSGKGGIAYLLESEYGLQLPRRLQIEFSQVVQREMDASGKELSAADLWELFQREYGVNTVKAPQYRLSEADGVVNMTSEIEIAGEKVFLEGEGTGPIDAFVQALSAELGRNVRVLNYAEHAIGEGANAKAIAYVELRVDDAQVCYGVGVDANIVSASLRAIISGVQRVTAVAEEAVAA; encoded by the coding sequence ATGTTGCAAAACCCTTCCACCAAATACCGCGCTTTCGCCCCCGTGCGTCTGACCGATCGCACCTGGCCCGACGCGGTCATCACCAAGCCTCCGGTCTGGTGCAGCGTGGATCTGCGTGACGGCAACCAGGCCCTGATCGAGCCCATGGACATCGAGCGCAAGGTGCGCATGTTCGAGCAACTGGTGAAGATCGGTTTCAAGGAAATCGAAGTCGGCTTTCCTTCGGCCTCGCAGATCGAGTTCGACTTCATGCGCAAGCTCATCGAGGAAAACCGCATTCCCGACGACGTGACCGTGCAGGTGCTGACCCAGGCGCGTGAGCATCTGATTCGCCGCACTTTCGAAGCGCTCGAAGGTGTGCCCCGCGCGATTGTCCATCTCTACAACGCCACGGCTCCGGTGATGCGCCGTGTGGTGCTGAACATGAGTGAAGACGAGATTGTGGAGCTGGCGGTGACCAATGCGCGGATGTTCAAGGACATTGCGGCCCAGCACCCCCAGACCAAATGGACCTTCCAGTACTCGCCCGAAATGTATTCGGACACCGAGCTGGAGTTCTCCAAGCGCGTGATCGACGCCGTCACCGATGTCTGGCAGCCCACGCCCGAGAACAAGTGCATCATCAATCTGCCCACCACCGTGGAGCATTCCACGCCCAATATCTTTGCCGACATGGTGGAGTGGACGCATCGCAACATCAAGCGCCGCGACAGCGTGGTGATCTCGGTCCATCCGCATAACGACCGCGGCACGGGAACGGCGGCTGCCGAGTTGTCCCTGATGGCCGGCGCGGACCGTCTGGAAGGCTGTCTGTTCGGCAACGGCGAGCGCACCGGCAATCTGGACGTAGTGAATGTGGCGCTCAATATGTACATCCAGGGCGTGAACCCGGGCCTGGATTTCTCCGACATCGACGATATCCGCGCAACGGTCGAGCATTGCAACCAGTTGCCCGTGCATCCTCGTCATCCTTACGTGGGTGACTTGGTCTACACCTCCTTCTCCGGCTCTCACCAGGATGCCATCAAGAAGGCTTTCGCCGCCCACAAGGAAGGCGATATCTGGGATATGCCCTATCTGCCCATCGATCCCAAGGACCTGGGGCGCAGCTATGAAGCAGTGATTCGCGTGAACAGCCAGTCGGGCAAGGGCGGCATTGCCTATCTGCTCGAGAGCGAGTACGGGCTTCAGCTGCCCCGCCGCCTGCAGATCGAATTCAGCCAGGTCGTGCAGCGCGAGATGGATGCCAGCGGCAAGGAATTGTCGGCTGCGGATCTGTGGGAGCTGTTCCAGCGCGAATATGGCGTCAATACCGTCAAGGCACCTCAGTATCGCCTGAGCGAAGCCGATGGTGTGGTCAATATGACGTCCGAGATCGAGATCGCCGGAGAGAAGGTCTTTTTGGAAGGCGAAGGTACGGGCCCCATTGATGCCTTTGTTCAGGCGCTGTCGGCTGAACTCGGCCGCAATGTGCGTGTGCTCAACTATGCCGAGCATGCGATTGGCGAAGGTGCGAATGCCAAGGCGATTGCCTATGTGGAACTGCGCGTGGACGATGCTCAGGTCTGCTACGGCGTAGGGGTGGATGCCAATATCGTTTCCGCCTCGTTGCGCGCCATCATCTCAGGAGTGCAGCGCGTTACCGCTGTCGCTGAAGAGGCGGTAGCTGCTTAA